A genomic region of Rhipicephalus sanguineus isolate Rsan-2018 chromosome 1, BIME_Rsan_1.4, whole genome shotgun sequence contains the following coding sequences:
- the LOC119383710 gene encoding myb/SANT-like DNA-binding domain-containing protein 3, with translation MPGKQFFTDDEKDIVTELVQKYKSSIENKKSDSVSLTRKQKAWEALAADFNSVENVRPRTVPQLRKLWDNLKQRWKKEKARQIRDAMATGGGPPSEPMDEKLSQIEAAVPHLSERVNNPYDSDRQLPSPPGDRVDDIITRMTQNNAEDSDDDRTIELSGTDWHTDTVNPTSPLPAGLTEGSSESTQATTNSQQRTSQQTRGTTTETGHETVASRRALLQQTLSTELDSRLQVLQEERLQRLAEHNVRMKMMEEEHNWKRLQYADEEKKRRSQHRMKLRVLKAKLKVFSMRVDVLAKQLAGHEVE, from the exons ATGCCTGGGAAGCAATTCTTCACCGACGACGAGAAAGATATAGTTACGGAGCTCGTGCAGAAATACAAATCATCAATagaaaataagaaatcggactCAGTGTCGCTGACAAGAAAGCAAAAGGCATGGGAGGCCTTGGCCGCCGATTTCAACAGCGTCGAAAATGTGCGGCCACGCACTGTTCCCCAGCTGCGGAAGTTGTGGGACAATCTCAAGCAGCGCTGGAAGAAGGAGAAAGCTCGGCAAATAAGGGATGCCATGGCTACAG GAGGTGGGCCGCCGTCAGAACCGATGGACGAGAAGCTGTCCCAAATCGAGGCTGCGGTTCCACACCTTTCCGAGCGAGTAAACAACCCCTACGACAGCGACCGTCAACTGCCATCACCACCGGGTGATCGCGTTGACGATATCATCACCAGAATGACGCAGAACAACGCGGAAGACAGCGACGACG aTCGCACCATCGAACTTAGCGGCACGGATTGGCATACGGATACCGTGAACCCGACATCCCCGTTGCCTGCAGGCCTTACTGAGGGCTCGTCCGAGTCCACACAGGCTACAACAAACTCGCAGCAACGAACCTCTCAGCAAACTCGGGGTACCACGACAGAGACAGGACATGAGACAGTAGCCAGCCGGCGGGCGCTTCTGCAGCAGACGTTATCAACAGAGCTTGATTCTCGGCTGCAAGTGCTGCAGGAAGAGAGGCTCCAGAGACTCGCTGAGCATAACGTAAGAATGAAGATGATGGAGGAGGAGCATAACTGGAAAAGGCTGCAGTATGCTgatgaggagaaaaagaggaggtCACAACACAGGATGAAGCTGCGTGTCCTTAAAGCCAAGCTGAAGGTATTTTCAATGAGAGTGGATGTGCTTGCCAAGCAGCTGGCTGGTCACGAAGTAGAGTAA